A window from Geothermobacter ehrlichii encodes these proteins:
- the umuD gene encoding translesion error-prone DNA polymerase V autoproteolytic subunit gives MKANLIGRAGDVARLDIPLFLDAVPAGFPSPASDYKERTLDLNELCVKNPAATYFVRAQGDSMIEAGIFPGDVLVVDRSLEARHGDVVIAEFNGELTVKRLELKPEVRLVPMNRRHAPVPVPEGAELEIFGVVTTVIHSLRKP, from the coding sequence ATGAAGGCAAACCTGATCGGTCGTGCCGGCGATGTTGCCCGGCTCGACATTCCTCTCTTTCTCGATGCGGTGCCGGCCGGCTTCCCTTCGCCGGCCTCCGACTACAAGGAGCGCACCCTCGACCTGAACGAACTGTGCGTCAAAAATCCCGCCGCCACCTATTTCGTCCGGGCGCAGGGGGACTCGATGATCGAGGCCGGCATCTTTCCCGGTGACGTACTGGTGGTCGACCGCTCGCTGGAGGCCCGGCACGGCGATGTCGTCATCGCCGAGTTCAACGGCGAGCTGACGGTGAAGAGGCTGGAGCTGAAGCCCGAGGTGCGGCTGGTACCGATGAACCGCCGGCACGCGCCGGTGCCGGTGCCGGAAGGGGCCGAGCTGGAGATCTTCGGCGTGGTGACCACGGTCATCCATAGTTTGCGCAAGCCATGA
- the umuC gene encoding translesion error-prone DNA polymerase V subunit UmuC gives MRRFALVDCNNFYCSCERLFRPDLKRVPVVVLSNNDGCIVARSPEARALGIGMGVPLFKVRETVRRHNVRVFSSNYALYGDISARVMQTLERFSPDLEIYSIDEAFLDLSGVASPVAYGQEIRATVRRHVGVPVSVGIAPTKTLAKLANYAAKRFAETGGVVDLSAPHKQRRLLAITPVGEVWGVGRRIAASLQKLGVTTALDLARMEPRRIRRRFSVVLERTVRELNGESCIGLEAMPAAKKQIVCSRSFGEKLTGYAEVRQAVCEFAARTAEKLRREELLARMVHLFIRTSPFDGSGPGYSNAATGTLPCPSADSRAILALVTRLFDDIWKDGCRYAKAGVMLGDLCSPDQVQPDLFTAGDDQDRSDRLMRAIDAINHSGRGKIWFGGQRPQTDWFMRRAHLSPAYTTRWECIPEVC, from the coding sequence ATGAGACGTTTCGCCCTGGTCGACTGCAACAACTTCTACTGCAGCTGCGAGCGCCTGTTCCGCCCGGACCTGAAAAGGGTGCCGGTGGTCGTGCTCTCCAACAACGACGGCTGCATTGTCGCCCGCAGTCCGGAGGCCAGGGCGCTGGGGATCGGCATGGGCGTGCCCCTGTTCAAGGTGCGGGAGACGGTGAGGCGGCACAACGTCCGGGTCTTTTCGTCCAACTACGCCCTCTACGGCGACATCTCCGCCCGGGTGATGCAGACCCTCGAACGGTTCAGTCCCGACCTGGAGATCTATTCCATCGACGAGGCCTTTCTCGATCTGAGCGGCGTTGCCTCACCGGTCGCGTACGGACAGGAGATCCGCGCCACCGTCCGCAGGCACGTCGGTGTGCCGGTGAGTGTCGGCATCGCGCCCACCAAGACCCTGGCCAAGCTGGCCAATTACGCCGCCAAGAGATTCGCCGAAACCGGCGGCGTTGTCGACCTGAGTGCTCCACACAAGCAGCGGCGCCTGCTGGCGATCACGCCTGTCGGCGAGGTCTGGGGTGTCGGCCGCCGGATCGCCGCCAGCCTGCAGAAGCTGGGCGTGACCACGGCGCTCGATCTGGCCCGCATGGAGCCGCGCCGCATCCGGCGGCGCTTTTCGGTGGTGCTGGAGCGGACCGTGCGCGAGCTGAACGGGGAAAGCTGCATCGGACTGGAGGCAATGCCGGCGGCGAAAAAGCAGATTGTCTGCTCCCGCTCCTTCGGCGAGAAGCTGACCGGCTATGCGGAAGTGCGCCAGGCGGTGTGCGAATTCGCCGCCCGCACCGCCGAAAAGCTGCGGCGGGAGGAACTGCTGGCCCGCATGGTTCATCTCTTCATCCGGACCAGCCCGTTCGACGGCAGCGGGCCCGGCTACAGCAACGCCGCCACCGGCACGCTGCCCTGTCCCAGCGCCGACAGCCGGGCGATTCTGGCCCTGGTCACCCGCCTGTTCGACGACATCTGGAAGGACGGCTGCCGCTACGCTAAGGCCGGCGTGATGCTCGGTGATCTCTGTTCGCCGGACCAGGTACAGCCCGATCTGTTCACGGCCGGAGATGACCAGGACCGGAGCGACAGGCTGATGCGGGCCATCGACGCCATCAACCACAGTGGCAGAGGCAAGATCTGGTTCGGTGGCCAGCGGCCGCAGACCGACTGGTTCATGCGCCGGGCACACCTGTCACCGGCCTACACGACGCGGTGGGAGTGCATTCCGGAGGTGTGCTAA